A genomic stretch from Sphingomonas faeni includes:
- a CDS encoding TonB-dependent receptor, which produces MNAFSTRGLVASAMALAITVSAPASAQNAAIPVEVPAGSVEAALVQLGRQTGLQILFASGAVEGRRNAPVRGRFSREDALRRVLRGTGLSARQTGPNSYVVLVGGGAGQVDAGVRVQPRTEAPSGPRRRPSQREVAPGEASDSAAADIVVTGSNIRGEGAGTSPVITIDRAAIDRSGRGTIAGVLSTLPQNFGGTGNEETSLTGTDRTIDNTGLASSANLRGLGSDATLTLVNGRRTAGSGGKGDFSDLSTIPIAAVDRIEVLTDGASALYGSDAVAGVVNIILRKTYRGAETRLRAGTTTSGGMQEYQFGQVAGTVWSTGRVLGAYEFERRERLPSAARAYTRTTDLRALGGSDWRSYFAHPGNVLGYDPVSNGYVPTYAIPAGPSGAALAPEDFLPGSANLQNQREGSDLLPDQKRHALYVTAEQQLGHGITAYVEGRAARRRFSYSGSSDIGFISIDAGNPYFVSPDGSPYSLIAYSFAHELGATRTGGVVKSYSLTAGATADIGADWHLDGYYSRAEERSTNRTSGLANQLHLAEALGGADDPDTGYAAERDGYFNPYGDGIANSAGVLSFIGGGYSGEAVRSRISTLNLQGDGSLAALPGGSLRLAVGAQRREEGLRRSGTNFYSSNVPAPLPRIAGNRRIDALFAELAVPLIGDGNAIAGVSRLGLSLAVRHERYSDFGTTTNPKVGVRYEPAGGIAFRASYGRSFRAPSLRETGDPIRIGATQLPTTAGTNALVLFLSGGNPDLDPERAVSKTIGVTIAPSRLGGVGIEANLFSTRFAQRISQPAYQNILQALTDASLAPFVQVVSPLSSASDRALIEGLLADPNSLVPSNLPAAVFGAVVDGRYVNASSVNVRGLDVGARSGFSLGAGRAELSANASYLLGFDDKTTTEAQAVQRAGTYGYPPRLRLRSTVGWAGKTWNASLAANYVSRSRYRTSSSSQRIGSWTTLDLQFARMFGPETGTLNGLSIGLAFTNLLATDPPFVNAANGVGYDATNGSALGRQAALQIVKRW; this is translated from the coding sequence ATGAACGCTTTTTCGACACGAGGGCTCGTGGCATCCGCCATGGCGCTGGCCATCACGGTCTCGGCACCGGCTTCGGCGCAGAACGCCGCCATTCCCGTCGAAGTACCGGCTGGATCGGTGGAGGCGGCGCTCGTTCAGCTTGGACGCCAGACGGGTCTGCAGATCCTGTTCGCCAGCGGCGCCGTCGAAGGACGCCGCAACGCTCCGGTGCGCGGCCGCTTCTCGCGTGAAGACGCCCTACGCCGCGTGCTGAGGGGAACCGGACTCTCAGCACGGCAAACGGGTCCGAACAGCTACGTCGTCCTCGTGGGCGGTGGGGCAGGGCAGGTCGACGCCGGTGTTCGTGTCCAACCTCGAACCGAAGCGCCGTCAGGCCCCCGGCGGCGGCCATCGCAACGCGAAGTCGCGCCTGGTGAAGCAAGCGATTCAGCCGCGGCCGACATCGTGGTCACAGGTTCGAACATCCGGGGCGAGGGGGCCGGAACATCGCCCGTTATCACGATCGACCGGGCCGCCATCGATCGCAGCGGACGAGGGACGATCGCCGGCGTCCTGTCGACGCTTCCGCAGAACTTCGGAGGGACCGGAAACGAAGAAACCAGCCTCACCGGCACCGACCGCACCATCGACAACACGGGGCTCGCGTCCAGTGCCAACCTGCGCGGTCTCGGCAGTGACGCGACGCTCACTTTGGTGAACGGGCGCCGTACCGCTGGGTCCGGCGGCAAAGGCGATTTCAGCGATCTTTCGACGATCCCCATCGCCGCCGTCGATCGGATAGAAGTACTCACCGACGGTGCTTCGGCGCTCTACGGTTCCGATGCCGTGGCGGGCGTGGTCAACATCATCCTTCGCAAGACCTATCGCGGGGCAGAGACGCGGTTGCGCGCCGGGACGACGACCAGCGGCGGCATGCAGGAATATCAGTTCGGCCAGGTCGCAGGGACCGTCTGGTCGACGGGTCGGGTCCTCGGGGCCTACGAGTTCGAGCGGCGCGAGCGCCTTCCCAGTGCCGCGCGGGCATACACCCGGACGACCGATCTGCGGGCGTTGGGCGGATCAGATTGGCGATCCTACTTCGCCCATCCGGGTAACGTCCTCGGCTACGACCCTGTCAGCAACGGGTACGTCCCGACCTATGCGATACCCGCCGGTCCGTCCGGGGCGGCGCTCGCTCCCGAAGACTTCCTGCCCGGTTCCGCCAATCTGCAGAATCAGCGCGAAGGCTCTGACCTGCTACCCGATCAGAAGCGTCACGCCCTCTACGTTACGGCGGAGCAGCAACTCGGTCACGGCATCACGGCCTACGTCGAGGGAAGGGCGGCCCGGCGCCGCTTCTCCTATTCTGGATCGTCGGACATCGGCTTCATCTCGATTGACGCAGGTAATCCGTATTTCGTCAGCCCGGACGGATCGCCATACTCACTGATCGCCTATTCGTTCGCGCACGAGCTGGGCGCTACCCGCACCGGCGGCGTGGTCAAATCCTACAGTCTTACAGCCGGTGCGACGGCTGACATCGGTGCGGACTGGCATCTCGACGGCTACTACAGCCGCGCTGAGGAACGCTCTACGAACAGGACGTCCGGTCTCGCCAACCAACTGCATCTCGCCGAGGCCCTCGGAGGCGCGGACGACCCCGACACCGGCTACGCCGCCGAACGCGACGGTTACTTCAATCCCTACGGAGATGGCATTGCAAACAGCGCCGGAGTTCTCTCGTTCATCGGCGGAGGCTACAGCGGAGAAGCTGTGCGCAGCCGGATCTCGACGTTGAACCTGCAGGGGGACGGTTCGTTGGCGGCGTTGCCGGGCGGGTCGCTGCGTCTGGCGGTCGGCGCGCAACGCCGTGAGGAAGGGCTGCGCAGATCCGGCACGAACTTCTACTCTTCCAACGTACCCGCGCCCTTGCCCAGAATAGCGGGAAACCGCCGCATCGACGCGCTGTTCGCCGAACTGGCGGTTCCGCTGATCGGGGATGGCAACGCCATTGCAGGGGTCTCGCGTCTCGGACTCTCACTCGCAGTCCGGCACGAAAGGTACAGCGATTTCGGCACGACTACCAATCCCAAGGTCGGCGTCCGCTACGAACCCGCTGGCGGGATCGCCTTCCGCGCAAGTTACGGCAGATCGTTCAGGGCGCCTTCGCTACGCGAGACCGGCGACCCGATACGGATCGGTGCGACCCAGCTGCCGACCACCGCGGGGACGAACGCGCTCGTGCTGTTCCTTTCGGGCGGAAACCCGGACCTCGACCCTGAGCGGGCGGTATCCAAGACGATCGGCGTGACCATAGCGCCAAGCCGCCTGGGCGGCGTCGGCATCGAGGCCAACCTGTTCTCGACGCGCTTCGCCCAACGGATATCCCAGCCGGCTTACCAGAACATTCTACAAGCACTGACGGACGCTTCGCTGGCGCCGTTCGTCCAGGTCGTCTCACCGCTTTCGAGCGCTTCAGACCGCGCCCTGATCGAGGGCCTGCTGGCCGACCCGAACTCCCTCGTACCGTCGAATCTGCCCGCCGCGGTCTTCGGTGCGGTGGTCGACGGGCGTTACGTCAATGCTTCGTCCGTGAACGTGAGGGGCTTGGACGTCGGTGCCCGTAGCGGGTTCTCCCTGGGGGCCGGCCGTGCGGAACTGTCGGCCAACGCCTCCTATCTCCTCGGCTTCGACGACAAGACCACGACGGAGGCGCAAGCCGTGCAGCGCGCCGGGACCTATGGTTACCCGCCCAGACTCCGACTGCGCTCGACCGTCGGATGGGCCGGCAAGACGTGGAACGCGTCCCTCGCGGCGAACTACGTCTCGCGCTCCCGCTACCGGACATCTTCTTCGTCGCAGCGGATCGGAAGCTGGACGACGCTGGACCTGCAGTTCGCACGGATGTTCGGTCCGGAGACGGGTACGCTGAACGGCCTCTCGATCGGTCTCGCTTTCACCAACCTGCTCGCGACGGATCCACCGTTCGTGAACGCCGCCAACGGGGTCGGCTACGACGCGACCAATGGCAGCGCCCTCGGACGGCAGGCCGCGCTGCAGATCGTCAAGCGCTGGTAA
- a CDS encoding transposase, giving the protein MKVDSANRDACKACALRSHCTRSFRRVSHLENEAVLDRMAARLAARTEMLDYRRNSVEHPFSTIKQRMGQGTFLMCRLENVRGEFSLTALAYNIRRAITLVGVPGLIAASRA; this is encoded by the coding sequence GTGAAGGTCGACTCTGCCAATCGCGATGCCTGCAAGGCGTGCGCGCTGAGATCGCACTGTACTCGGTCATTCCGCCGCGTCTCACACCTGGAGAACGAAGCCGTTCTCGACCGCATGGCGGCGCGGTTGGCGGCCAGGACCGAGATGCTGGACTATCGGCGAAACAGCGTCGAGCACCCCTTCAGCACCATCAAACAACGGATGGGCCAGGGCACGTTCCTCATGTGCCGGCTCGAGAACGTCCGCGGCGAGTTCAGCCTGACCGCGCTCGCCTATAATATCAGACGGGCCATCACCCTGGTCGGGGTGCCGGGCCTGATCGCCGCGTCGAGGGCGTAA
- a CDS encoding lasso peptide biosynthesis B2 protein, which yields MITIVDVAGDIVMMDAETDAYLCIGRNSLPQNGANGRAAPDRGQQVSDVLAAAGLARDRWRWADPAPLWVRQDLDRLDVSARRTLAAVPRMIIAGLATWLRLRGPVSSYRRWTVRSRECDPALVASIVSAFDALRPFVPRLGRCLPNSLFMRDFLALYGIPSTLIFGVRTHPFEAHCWIEHDGAVLNDTADHVAWFTPIYSC from the coding sequence ATGATTACGATTGTCGATGTCGCAGGCGATATCGTGATGATGGACGCCGAAACGGATGCGTATCTCTGCATCGGACGGAACAGCCTGCCGCAAAATGGGGCAAACGGTCGTGCTGCGCCAGACCGGGGGCAACAAGTCTCGGACGTGCTCGCTGCAGCAGGTTTAGCACGGGATCGGTGGCGGTGGGCGGACCCGGCGCCCCTGTGGGTTCGGCAAGACTTGGATCGGCTCGACGTCAGTGCGCGCCGGACACTCGCCGCCGTTCCGCGGATGATCATTGCCGGTCTCGCCACGTGGCTACGACTACGGGGGCCGGTCTCAAGCTATCGCCGCTGGACTGTCCGCAGTCGAGAGTGCGATCCCGCACTCGTCGCAAGTATCGTGTCGGCGTTCGACGCTTTGCGCCCTTTCGTCCCACGGCTTGGACGATGTCTTCCGAACAGCCTGTTCATGCGCGACTTCTTGGCCTTGTACGGCATTCCGTCGACTTTGATCTTCGGCGTTCGAACGCATCCGTTCGAAGCACATTGCTGGATAGAGCATGACGGGGCCGTGCTGAACGACACGGCTGACCACGTTGCTTGGTTTACACCGATATACTCATGCTGA
- a CDS encoding helix-turn-helix domain-containing protein, with amino-acid sequence MTIGTNDEPDTALLGRVFRRLRLHRRLSVAQVAEALDMPARTYANLEAGNARIHYDRIKRFAAYANVDPVAMQASTMFNSEGMALACCDNKLMMINLLAMEELFDELGTGIGDLEPRTIIAGFDQLKEGLIAAARKPDPFAEGWLTSKRNSVVALSISIKNLLQGRKRTDV; translated from the coding sequence ATGACTATCGGCACGAACGACGAACCCGATACCGCACTCCTGGGACGCGTCTTCCGCCGTCTAAGACTGCATCGGAGGCTAAGCGTCGCGCAGGTGGCCGAGGCCTTGGACATGCCCGCGCGGACGTATGCCAATCTGGAAGCCGGCAATGCAAGGATCCATTACGACCGGATCAAACGCTTCGCGGCCTACGCGAACGTGGACCCGGTTGCGATGCAGGCGAGTACGATGTTCAACTCCGAAGGCATGGCGTTAGCATGCTGCGACAACAAGCTGATGATGATCAATCTGCTTGCCATGGAGGAACTCTTCGACGAGCTCGGGACCGGTATCGGCGACCTCGAGCCGCGGACCATCATCGCTGGTTTCGATCAGCTCAAGGAAGGGTTAATCGCCGCCGCGCGCAAACCCGACCCCTTTGCAGAAGGGTGGCTTACCTCGAAGCGCAACTCGGTCGTAGCCCTCAGCATATCCATAAAGAACCTTCTGCAGGGCAGGAAGCGGACCGACGTGTAG
- a CDS encoding FecR family protein: MSGPSEEGSEGAASREAAEWLVALDKPTVSTDRITAFYAWRRDPANARAYVHAEAVWHRSGDLRDDPEIRAAVAEAVSASGNSHRRSVFATPWAIGALVLAAALALWMFLVQPDHLVTRVGEQRIVSLEDGSRILIDADTDLLVRYAADARHVSLERGRARFTVHHGDPRPFTVDFGGARVVATGTRFDVRADPIGTSVALLDGTVRVQSKNIPDAYRDLVAGQAVSVAAGIPGEATIIRPGASDWSEGRIVFFRTPLGTALAEINRYSARKVVVTDPALLTEPISGTFTAREGKAFADTVAVMFDLHEKPSADSIALVR, encoded by the coding sequence GTGAGCGGGCCTAGCGAAGAGGGAAGCGAAGGCGCGGCGTCGCGTGAAGCGGCGGAATGGCTGGTCGCGCTCGACAAGCCGACCGTATCGACCGATCGGATCACGGCCTTCTATGCCTGGAGGCGCGATCCGGCGAACGCCCGGGCCTATGTGCATGCGGAAGCGGTCTGGCATAGGAGCGGCGACCTCCGCGACGACCCGGAGATCCGAGCCGCGGTGGCGGAAGCGGTATCGGCGAGCGGCAATTCGCATCGCCGTTCCGTCTTCGCCACCCCGTGGGCCATCGGCGCCCTCGTGCTCGCCGCGGCCTTGGCGCTATGGATGTTTCTCGTGCAGCCGGACCATCTCGTAACTCGGGTCGGCGAGCAGCGCATAGTGTCGCTCGAGGACGGATCGCGCATTCTGATCGATGCGGACACCGACTTGCTAGTACGGTATGCAGCCGATGCTCGGCATGTCTCGCTCGAACGCGGGCGTGCCCGCTTCACAGTTCATCATGGCGATCCGCGCCCCTTCACGGTGGATTTCGGCGGTGCGCGGGTAGTGGCAACCGGCACCCGCTTCGACGTCCGTGCAGACCCGATCGGAACCTCCGTGGCCCTTCTCGATGGCACCGTCCGCGTCCAGTCGAAGAACATCCCCGATGCTTATCGTGACCTCGTGGCGGGACAGGCCGTATCTGTCGCCGCGGGCATCCCCGGCGAGGCCACCATAATCCGCCCGGGCGCTTCGGACTGGAGCGAGGGGCGGATCGTATTCTTCCGAACGCCGCTGGGAACCGCGCTTGCGGAGATCAACCGCTACTCGGCGCGAAAGGTGGTGGTGACCGATCCGGCGCTTCTCACCGAGCCGATCAGCGGTACCTTCACGGCTCGGGAGGGAAAGGCCTTCGCCGATACAGTTGCCGTGATGTTCGATCTGCACGAGAAGCCCTCTGCGGACTCAATCGCCCTCGTCCGATAA
- a CDS encoding alpha/beta hydrolase family protein yields MRQAWLLPLACLLSPPVQARGLSVEDVLANEEYTQVLPAPRAGVVVIGRTRPYKEAGNYRYDWFTRRVLSELWTFSSAEPSRLVRVLGGEVGTGYWAAGLSPSGRRLAVFRLREDRLALGILDLARGSVRWLKTAPDMPYSNPNPSWLDDDHLLLVTRPDGSLPAMLAFGFEPARRAPASWALTAQGLQAAVSVLGSGSMLGKRDRAPARYLTIYDIRTGAVRRLLDGDIVDVLVSPDRRRVAIVREDADLGVDQTRTADPADLTRARRLDIVDLSTGRATPACKRCDVLPNLLAWSPSSGKLIFYARTSNAPWTNGKLLVASGRLGDHPETPFPNFVASLDTASAGAITVHARWMGEQPVLLGSPSVTAASSPPVADWYLRGRDGRGPVASGAGPTARIVGSSAGSLTYLTNGRLLRATFDGPPTELVTDGKVETATAPLDPLLDGARSALNPDPESTLVLVRHAGTSTPIDLARTGDVLHRYQDVMSDVRIVAGLPAQNAVLQLAPLGGSAATLRLRSADRVVTLDAINRNLADVAAVTPVVLKGRGADGAAVSHHLYLPAGGTGAAPLVVMPYPGVVLSAAASTPNVATFNPTTNIQLLVAQGYAVLEPSMPAPTNAPVNERWSPLDRIANQITEAIGDAVATGRIDRTRVAVYGHSYGGYAALAMATHGDVVRCVIASAAPANLAAGYGAIDPRQKTQDAGIFTTAAFGWFESGQGTLGATPWASPERYVKNSPLFRAGAMNAPLLLIHGEFDYVPVAGAEQLFMALYRQNKTAVLLRYAAEGHVIRSPGNIRDEWKRIFAWLGQMDRPAAVSHAGLPSERLSSQTLPIPYPSLDRGIQHQRPGHVAP; encoded by the coding sequence ATGCGCCAAGCGTGGCTGTTGCCGCTCGCCTGCCTGCTTTCCCCGCCTGTACAGGCCCGTGGGCTCTCCGTCGAAGACGTGCTGGCCAACGAGGAGTACACCCAGGTTCTTCCAGCGCCTCGCGCGGGCGTGGTCGTGATCGGTCGGACCCGTCCGTACAAGGAGGCCGGCAACTACCGTTATGATTGGTTCACGCGCCGCGTACTTTCAGAACTGTGGACCTTCTCGTCTGCAGAACCATCCCGTCTCGTCCGCGTGCTCGGCGGCGAGGTCGGCACGGGTTACTGGGCTGCTGGCCTATCCCCTAGCGGTCGGCGTCTCGCCGTCTTCCGGCTACGCGAAGATCGGCTCGCCCTTGGCATCCTCGATCTTGCCCGAGGCAGCGTCCGTTGGCTGAAGACGGCGCCCGACATGCCGTATTCGAACCCGAACCCAAGCTGGCTCGACGACGATCATCTGCTGCTCGTCACCCGTCCGGACGGTAGCCTGCCCGCAATGCTCGCCTTCGGTTTCGAGCCTGCCCGTCGGGCACCTGCATCCTGGGCCCTTACGGCGCAGGGCCTTCAGGCTGCGGTGTCGGTTCTCGGCAGTGGTAGCATGTTGGGCAAACGCGACCGAGCCCCCGCACGCTATCTGACGATCTACGACATCCGGACAGGAGCCGTCCGACGGCTGCTGGACGGCGACATCGTGGATGTCCTCGTGTCACCCGACCGCCGTCGCGTGGCGATCGTGCGCGAGGATGCCGATCTCGGCGTTGACCAGACGCGTACAGCCGATCCCGCGGATCTGACTCGCGCCCGCCGGCTCGACATCGTCGACCTGAGTACCGGACGCGCAACACCTGCCTGTAAACGGTGCGACGTGCTGCCGAACCTTCTTGCTTGGTCGCCCTCGAGCGGGAAGCTCATCTTCTACGCCCGTACGTCGAACGCCCCGTGGACGAACGGCAAGCTGCTCGTCGCCAGCGGTCGCTTGGGCGACCATCCCGAGACGCCGTTCCCCAACTTCGTCGCGTCTCTCGATACAGCGAGCGCGGGCGCGATCACGGTCCATGCCCGTTGGATGGGAGAACAGCCCGTTCTGCTTGGTAGCCCTTCGGTGACAGCGGCCTCGTCGCCTCCGGTGGCGGACTGGTACCTTCGGGGGCGGGACGGGCGGGGTCCGGTCGCATCGGGGGCGGGGCCCACCGCACGCATCGTGGGTAGTAGCGCCGGGAGTCTGACGTACCTGACGAACGGTCGCCTGCTGCGCGCCACGTTCGATGGTCCACCTACCGAGCTTGTCACTGACGGTAAGGTCGAGACCGCTACCGCACCGCTTGATCCTCTTCTCGATGGAGCGAGGTCTGCGCTCAATCCTGATCCAGAAAGCACGCTTGTCCTCGTGCGGCACGCTGGAACTTCGACGCCGATCGATCTGGCGAGGACTGGCGACGTCCTGCATCGCTATCAGGACGTCATGTCGGACGTAAGGATCGTGGCCGGTCTCCCTGCACAGAACGCGGTATTGCAGCTCGCGCCGCTCGGGGGGAGCGCGGCTACGTTGAGACTGCGTTCAGCCGATCGCGTCGTCACCCTCGACGCAATCAATCGCAACCTCGCCGACGTGGCGGCCGTGACGCCGGTGGTCCTGAAAGGTCGCGGTGCGGACGGGGCTGCCGTGAGCCATCATCTCTATCTCCCCGCCGGAGGGACGGGTGCCGCCCCCCTGGTCGTCATGCCCTACCCGGGGGTCGTCCTCTCGGCAGCGGCCTCTACCCCCAACGTAGCAACGTTCAACCCCACCACCAACATCCAGTTGCTCGTCGCGCAGGGCTATGCGGTCCTCGAACCCAGCATGCCGGCGCCGACGAACGCGCCCGTGAATGAACGGTGGAGCCCCCTCGATCGGATCGCCAACCAAATAACAGAGGCGATCGGCGATGCCGTAGCTACCGGGCGGATCGACCGGACCCGGGTTGCGGTGTACGGGCACAGCTACGGGGGTTACGCCGCGCTGGCGATGGCGACGCATGGCGACGTCGTAAGGTGCGTCATCGCATCGGCCGCGCCGGCCAACCTCGCCGCCGGCTACGGCGCCATCGACCCTCGCCAGAAGACCCAGGACGCAGGTATCTTCACCACGGCAGCCTTCGGATGGTTCGAGTCCGGGCAAGGCACGCTCGGAGCAACCCCGTGGGCATCGCCCGAGCGTTACGTCAAAAACAGTCCGCTTTTCCGAGCGGGCGCAATGAACGCGCCGCTGCTGCTTATTCACGGCGAGTTCGACTATGTCCCGGTCGCAGGCGCGGAACAGCTCTTCATGGCGCTGTATCGTCAGAACAAGACGGCAGTTCTTCTGCGCTACGCTGCCGAGGGCCACGTGATCCGTAGCCCCGGCAACATCAGGGACGAATGGAAACGGATCTTCGCATGGCTTGGGCAAATGGATCGACCGGCAGCCGTATCTCATGCAGGCCTGCCCTCCGAACGGCTTTCTTCACAGACGCTCCCAATACCCTATCCAAGCCTCGATCGAGGCATACAGCATCAAAGGCCGGGACACGTCGCTCCATAG
- a CDS encoding RNA polymerase sigma factor, with amino-acid sequence MSSKTGGRDHADGTALDALYREHSAWLVRRLRRVLGRHADAAEDIAHDAYLRIARYAADEAGRHPRALLGTVGLNLSRDYVRRAGHRQSFVERNAGHGFARTEASQESDLALRDAILSLPPLYRDAFLMSRFTPLTNKEIGARLNISVKTVEWRISRAVEICAAHVLQEGEDR; translated from the coding sequence ATGAGCAGCAAGACAGGCGGACGCGACCACGCGGACGGCACTGCACTGGACGCGCTCTACCGCGAGCACTCCGCATGGCTGGTACGCAGGCTCAGGAGAGTGCTCGGTCGACACGCCGACGCTGCCGAGGACATCGCCCATGACGCCTATCTGCGCATCGCGCGCTATGCCGCGGACGAGGCCGGGCGGCATCCCCGAGCTTTGCTGGGAACGGTCGGCTTGAACCTCTCGCGGGACTACGTGCGGCGAGCCGGGCACCGGCAGAGCTTCGTCGAACGGAACGCTGGACACGGATTCGCCCGTACAGAAGCATCTCAGGAATCGGATCTGGCTTTGCGCGACGCGATCCTATCACTGCCGCCCCTGTACCGGGACGCTTTCCTGATGAGCCGCTTCACGCCTCTTACCAACAAGGAGATCGGCGCGCGTCTAAACATCTCTGTCAAAACGGTCGAATGGCGTATCAGCAGGGCCGTCGAGATCTGCGCAGCGCATGTCCTTCAGGAGGGTGAAGACCGGTGA
- a CDS encoding asparagine synthase-related protein: MLNASALRFLAFIPKCNRQGFDGGTREDEVQRLARKVARHDPQLVPVRDAIGLSLWTAAAPVDIPVDAAPDGSSYSVGWRFRNSRTTSIDRNWGGFVTLTKHSECRWSISRSVDGLMPASVFRTDAGLVVASQVPEWLLRTFGLKPKVDWSVIAALLHDPTVTAYRSALSGIVTIPPGCSFEPVTPYAVAVDGDVRADPPIETRWNPCDLARAAHGTSAAAAEQRLREAVDETVGAWAGVGDRAALELSGGLDSAILSGTLSRIEPRHPMTLVNASTIQAGGDERRYARDVSRLCDIPLIEIAADERVLDIVSLRNMVHPSEPILYGLDVGHDAQMSLHAREVGADTIFTGQGGDAVFYQMPDVEIAADSFRLNGPRAIWSGHTRDIARRAQRSVWSAWGAILADRLGRPAMPARFPGSMATPESIERSANCVHPWLADVAGLPPAKVRQIQAIANSQIFYGPTLRGKSTLFVHPLMSQPVVEACLSIPIPILTGGRLDRQLARAAFADRLPTSVAQRRSKGEATSYYNLAVTAAVSDLRALLLDGRLVERGLLDRRILEQALDADTLLWSDVSRPLMLYASIEAWIGYWERL, translated from the coding sequence ATGCTGAACGCATCGGCACTCCGCTTCCTCGCATTCATTCCGAAGTGTAACCGTCAGGGGTTCGACGGCGGCACCCGCGAAGACGAGGTGCAACGGTTGGCGCGAAAAGTCGCGCGCCATGATCCGCAACTCGTCCCCGTACGTGACGCCATCGGACTGTCGCTATGGACGGCCGCGGCGCCAGTGGACATCCCAGTCGATGCCGCGCCCGATGGTTCGTCGTACTCCGTCGGCTGGCGCTTCCGAAATTCACGCACCACATCGATTGACCGAAATTGGGGCGGCTTCGTCACCCTGACAAAGCATTCCGAATGCCGCTGGTCCATATCGCGAAGCGTCGACGGATTGATGCCGGCGTCCGTCTTCCGGACGGACGCCGGCTTGGTCGTCGCCTCGCAAGTACCTGAATGGTTGCTCAGGACTTTCGGCTTGAAGCCGAAGGTCGATTGGAGCGTCATCGCCGCGCTGCTTCACGATCCCACGGTCACGGCCTACCGTTCAGCACTGAGCGGCATCGTTACAATTCCCCCGGGGTGCAGCTTCGAACCGGTCACGCCGTACGCCGTTGCGGTGGACGGGGATGTACGGGCAGATCCACCGATCGAAACGAGATGGAACCCGTGCGACCTCGCGCGAGCGGCACATGGCACGTCTGCAGCCGCGGCAGAGCAGCGCCTGCGGGAAGCTGTCGACGAGACCGTCGGGGCATGGGCCGGCGTAGGGGACCGAGCGGCGCTCGAACTGTCGGGCGGACTCGACTCCGCGATCCTGTCCGGTACGCTGTCGCGCATCGAGCCGCGCCACCCGATGACGCTGGTCAACGCGAGTACGATACAGGCGGGCGGTGACGAGCGGCGATATGCCCGCGACGTCTCACGTCTATGCGACATCCCGCTCATTGAGATCGCAGCCGACGAGCGTGTCCTCGACATCGTCTCTCTTCGAAATATGGTTCATCCGTCCGAGCCGATCCTTTACGGGCTCGACGTCGGCCACGACGCGCAGATGTCGCTGCATGCCCGAGAGGTCGGTGCAGACACTATTTTCACTGGCCAAGGCGGAGACGCCGTCTTCTACCAGATGCCCGACGTCGAGATCGCGGCGGATTCCTTCAGGCTGAACGGACCGAGGGCGATCTGGTCGGGTCACACGCGGGACATCGCACGCCGCGCACAGCGGTCGGTCTGGTCGGCATGGGGCGCCATTCTCGCGGATCGACTGGGGCGGCCCGCCATGCCGGCACGCTTTCCGGGGTCGATGGCGACGCCGGAATCAATCGAACGATCCGCGAACTGCGTGCATCCCTGGCTCGCGGATGTAGCTGGCCTGCCACCGGCCAAAGTCCGGCAGATCCAGGCCATCGCAAACTCACAGATATTCTACGGCCCGACCCTCAGGGGAAAATCCACGTTGTTTGTCCATCCGCTGATGTCCCAGCCGGTAGTGGAGGCCTGCCTGTCGATACCTATTCCCATTCTGACCGGCGGCCGGCTCGACCGCCAGTTGGCCCGGGCGGCGTTTGCCGACCGGCTGCCGACATCGGTCGCGCAACGTCGTTCGAAGGGGGAGGCCACGAGCTACTACAATCTAGCCGTGACCGCGGCCGTTTCCGATTTGCGAGCGCTTCTTCTCGATGGTCGGTTGGTCGAACGGGGTCTCCTCGACCGTAGGATCTTGGAACAAGCGCTGGACGCAGACACCCTGCTATGGAGCGACGTGTCCCGGCCTTTGATGCTGTATGCCTCGATCGAGGCTTGGATAGGGTATTGGGAGCGTCTGTGA